The nucleotide sequence CCAAGGTAATGTAAACAACGTAGAATATAATGCAGTGCAATAAGTGAAACGTTCTACGTATTTACACTACACCCTCCTATACTATACTGTTACCTGGAattattttaacatatttatgtaaTAGTAACTTAAactccaatattttatatcctAGCTTAAATGTATCATAAAGTATTTGAATAACATTATATAGAGTAAACATAAAAAGTAGATATAAGtaaggccaacttactttacacATAGagtaaacatgttatcttttCATTAATCATTCTTTCTTAACCACCAGATTTCTTTACTTATGAATTCTTTCATTACTTAATATTTGTCATGATATTAAGAGCAAGTTTCGAAACTGTATTTGCAATGTGGTCTCATGCAAGTGAAATCTTTagtgtttattttttaaatgattatctCCTTCAATCTCTCTGGGAATAAGTATCAAATCACGAATGTTTTACCTCTGTAAATCAAAGAGTTGCATTGAAACGCTTCATCGTTTCTTTTGCGTTCTATTCCGTTTTACATAGAGTCGTTAATGCAGTAACATATGTTCTACATAACGCCAGATGTGCCACTTTATCAGCAATACGATTATTTGGACCACAAGAAACGAGGCGTAGGAGAGTTCCCAAAAGAGATTAGAACTGACGCCCAACAATGAACATAGACTATTTTCCAATATGGAAAAACAGTCATCTGAACCAGTCGAACAGAGAATGACTCCGGGGGCTACGCATTCTGTGCAAAATAAAGGAAAACCTGTTAATACAAACAAACTGATTGGCAGTGTCATGATCCTGCCGAATCAGCTGATCCATATTTACGACGAAAGGATCGAGAATGGATGTGTTCGGCTTGTTTGTAAGGACCCTCAAGACGTAAATGGAATGATTTGGCAATACCTGGTGCGAACCTACGATAAAACGGCTCCCGTGGTCATGTCAAATGTGACCATACGAGACAGGGAGACCAACGTTGCAGCTTTTGCCGTTGGAAAGAGAGTTTTCTTGGTGAGGTTCCATTTTCTGGGTCAAATTTATGACTCCGTTGAGTCAATTTCCTCCTTGAAGGTCGACGACGTTATTACAGGTTCTTGGATTTCTTGTATCAATGCGCATTACTCTTCCGGCAGCAAGTTAAAATTTGACCTGTTGATTTCTATCGGCGTTCAGAATGAAATAAGAGGTTGCAAGCTAACGGGAGAAGTGGTCAAGGAAATCAAACCGCGGGAGGACCTATCACTCGTTACGTCCATTGCATCGTCCGGCAATGTCATTGCCATTATCCACCGCGAATTCGATCACGTCATATTGTTGACATCCGATATCACCACCAAAGCATGTGGATCGCTCATACCTGTTAAACGTATGTCCCGTCAACGACCTGTTTCAGTGATTTGGACCGGATCGATGTGGATGGTTCTATGGGTTGGTCGAGAAAGATCAAAAGTTTGGATGATTTCTACGTACAAACAGACAGGGGAACTTCTTAAAGTAACCGTATCTTCTTCTCAAATCAGTGACGGCGACGAGCCAATAAGTCTTGCACGATTCGGCAACACTGGCTTTGTCAGCTTCAAAAACCAACCAATCAAATTGTTTCAGTTTTAGAGATCTATGTGAAAAGTTGGGCAGTGATGTGTTTTTAAGTGTCACTTAAATGATTCGGTATTTAAATTTGTTGGTATGACAACGTCCGAAGAAGAACAACTGTGATACAACGTTCGATTTCAATATGCAAATCGTACATCTGCTGGACTGAAAATGATACACGTCTATATATGCCAATGACTTCCAAATATGTAGGATTGTATTTTAGTTTTACCATGAGCATAGAAGATCAAGGTAAACGGCCCGGGTTATACTGATTTGAACTCACGTGTGCATGTTAAAAGCGAAATCTTACGGACGATTAAGAAGAAGCATATTAATAAACATTTCCTTGAACGagaattattttttcttcttgtaataaaacatttaaaatataaaaaagcaGAACATAAATACACATACTCATATACCAACGACAGTAATATTCCAACGTTATTATAAATGTGAATTAATTGGGTAATTAATCATCTTTTGGGGGGCTTATATTGGGGGTTTTGCGATCCATAATCCTTGGCATTGGTTCTAACTCGAAACGATCATCGTTTTACTATACTATTATTATCACTTCTGTCTTCAGTGTAACATCATAATTAGtaataatatcatattatacTATTATTATCACTTCTGTCTTTAGTGTAACATCATAATTagtaataatatcataaatatgatGAGATGTAATGCAAAGTAGTTATATCAAAACTATGATGAGATGGAATGTGactcaaaacaataaataaaattgaagtatttaaatttactttcataCAAACAATTTATAATGAGTTCACAATCACAAACTATGCAAGTAAGATGTTTTTTTACAGATTATAGTTATGGGGTGATTTAATCTCCTTACCTTAACTGAATAGTATCCAATGCTTAAACTGGTCTCAACTTAACGCACTGTGCAAGGAAAGCGAAATAAAGTGTAACCAATAAAAGAGGTGTGTGAAGATGCCTTCTTCGATATTGTTGGatttgggaggagggggggggggactttgaaacaaatttacatTGCGACTTGTTAAACTCTCTTAGCTACTATTTAATCTGTAACATTGATACACAACGAGTCATAACGTACTGACATTCAccaaaatgattgaaatatgtAATGTGATTAGTgtaaccaccccacccccatcccagaAGTAAAATGACAATGTAAAGTAACACAAGCCATACCTGCCGGATATGAACAATCGTGAGCGCCAAATTTAGCTTTCTATTTGGTTATTGACATCACGAGTAAACGAGTGCTTGTTCCTTGCCGTAATAACAGTATGACCAGGCATTCAATACTGTTCTGTGTCCATATCAAGCTGTACACGTATACATGGAGGCGTTGTTGTCAAGCGGTTAAGGAAACGAACTGGTGAaataaggattacaggttcgagctctggccagatcattgtgttgtgtccttgggcatggcactttatctccagtgcctctcttcacccaggtgtataaatggggacttgcgaaataacttgtaaatatagttgcgtgcgccggtttgtgactgcaccctatgggaagtcccccgggagacacgtggttgtggtgcactgtggtgccccaggataGTTTGATTAAATTGCGCACACttgtgtgtaggtgtgacaagtaaccaatgaccaaggctaagttgtaCATGCTATGGTACATaagcgcctttgaacaatttctgttgaatttggcgctatataaatgtcttctgacTGATTCATTGACATGCATACGATATAAGTAAATAAAGAATTTAGTTGTATTTCTACTAcataacaataatcataatcatcaagCTTATTGAAGGAGTAAAACCTGGAAAGACCCCAAGTCGTGACGGTATTCCTGTTAAGTTCATTACAATTCCGTTTCCCATGTATTGGTCTATGAATTGGTCCACGGTTGCTTTTTATCTTAGATTTATCGTAATGTTCTGAAAGTAGCAAAAGTTGTTCCATTTATTCAAAAAGGCTGAGACAAGTTTACTTCCTTTGATTATAAAGATTCTTGATAGTGCCATAGAGAAAAGGTTgtgtactttttgaaaacacaaatgatatttaatttaaataatattcatagcaatttttaaattaacttttacaaattttttatttactataaatatcatttatttattctcaACTTTCTTATGCAATTGAAATTTATGGTACAGCATGTACTCCTTCCTAAATCCTCTTCACATtttacaaaatgtattgttGAAACTAATTTCAATGAGACCTAAAAGGTTttcaatttttccatttttcccGCCATAAAACTGTACATGGTAAATCACAGcttaataaatatttgtttaaacaTCTGACACAAACGTCTTTCCACATTTAAACAAATAATTGTCTGCAAGCTTTTCAAAAGAGTAAAAATAATATGCTAATTCATAATTCGACAGTATAGCAATACCAATACctgttatatagatatatgatgtgtatatacttattttttttctcttcttttcgcACCAACTTGTCGCCAGCTTtgttaaacaacattattttaCGATTGTGTTATCGTGAATGAAGTGAAcctattttttctcttttttttgcacTAACTGGTCGCTAACTTTGTTAAACAGCATTCTTTTTTGTAGTGTGTTATCGTGAATGAAGGGAACCTATTTTTTCTATTCTTCTCTCACCAACGCACCAACTAGTCACTAGCTTTGTTAAACAGCATTCTTTTTTTCTAGTGTGTTATCGTGAATGAAGTGAAcctatttttcttctcttttcttcgCACCAACTGGTCACTTGCTGTGTTAAACAGAATTATTTTTCCTAGTGTCCACCATATGCAATCATTCATcagttttattaattattatttgtacTTCAGGTTTGAGTACCATATCAAAAACGCAATGAGAACTTGAACTTGTGGACCGATATGAACGCATTTGTTATCGGTGACATGATTTCAGTGAATGATTGCATTGGGTTTGATAGGTTTCAACTCTTGAAAAAAGTCTTTCCTTATATGGTAACGCTATACGTCTAAGGAAGATCCCGAAATACTACGATTTTAACTTGAAACCCCATTGCTACAACACACCAACATATCAGAACAGGAACATACAGCGTTGCAATCAGATTGCGTTATATAGTGTACGAAGACAACCAAAGCTCTTGGTGGTGGCAAAGGATTACCAAAATCTTTTTAGACTGTACAGATAGTTTAGATGTCATTTCCAGGTGACTGGCTCAGAGATGGAAAAAAGGATTTCAAGATCAATCCACTACATGAGTTGTAAGAGGTGAGTGATCATTTTCACCAACAGTTATATGGTCTATTTTGGACACAGAGCGTTTATAATATTGACTGTCGCGTGATCCTATAAACAGAGTGTAATCCAAAGATTCACAATGTTGCATTCAACATTCTGTCCCACTAGAGGTTAAGTTGCAACAATTACAGGGTTCGGTTATATCAAAAATAGTTAAGTAAAAACTGTCTTCGATTTTATTCAACAATATTTGTGCATACTATTACTTTATGTACAAACTCCCATAGCGTTCCATGCAAAACAGTAGCAATACAAGTATCCAGGCACACATGGAAGCATTGTTTAGGGAGTTTTTTGGGGGTTCACGAAGTATTCGATAGGTACATTTCCGTTTTACGTGTGACTCACATTGAAATAAACTGCTAAATCCCTTTGGAAACAGCCTATTGCGCTACAACATCACGTTGATTGCCCAATAATTTGCTAGAACCAAACTTCCCCTTTCTGAAATCTACACGATATATTTGCAAATCATGCAGTATGCAATCATGGGTCCGTGCCTAGTCACCTGTGGGAGAGGCAGGacgacggggggggggggggcgtgcaATCCAGGAATGATAAAAACAGTTCCCGAGGACTACCCTCTTTTTTGTTGCCCCATAAGCCTTCGGAAGCGCTCTCGTTGGTTCACTACAGTCGGTCTCAACTAGGTCAGTCGTCGCACATgtagccaatcagaatcgacaTCGGTCTCTACATCTTGTATAATGattattttcttgaaaatatggGAACTGTATTCATACTCTagttaattaatattcattttccGTACAGAAAATGGCCACgtcatatatttataatgaGCTTCAAAACATTTATGAGTATATTCAGTCTCTTATACAAAAGAACAAAGAACTTTCGACTGCAGATGTTTAGCAATTGGTTCGGAGTATCAAAAGATTTACTGTTCAACACAAGAATGAGGTAAAGACTGGATACGACATGATTAAGGAACCGGAAAAAACAAACCATGAAACTGTTGATCGATTTGTTAAAAGACCATAACTGGACAATACCTGCTAATCTGTTGATCGCCTATCGAGATAACTATTCGACATCAACGAAAGCAGGTAACCagacattaatttatttttgtttcttattcttTGATAAAATGTTTGTATCTTTTCGTGTAAAcacatgaaataaatttaaaaaaatgcttgCATGTAAAACAAACACAAGATTGTTTTACCATGATATCCCACAAGGCACTCAATATGCAATTCACTTGCATAATAAAAGTAAAGCAATCTTTTACAATACTAGTTTCCTTTCGGGATAGTTGTACCCTGTTATACGGTATATTTAATAACGTTTTGGAAGGCACATCTTTAGTTCAATCCTTGCTCGGGAACAACCAACTTTTTGGTGTTATCCCAGTTCGGTATTTTAGTGAACGTATCCTGCAGTCTGTTCCAGTAGTTGTTTGGTTTATCGATGGTTACTTTCATACTATCGTCTGCAGTCATATTTTAAAATCTTTAGTCATCCatggaaatatgaaatgacTTGCGATTCATACATTGATTTCTGTTCGACAGATGGTCCATGTGACTTCACAGAAGTATGTAAAAGACATGAAGCATTTCGCATCGATTATTTCTGTACAATTTGTGCTGAATGCATATGTCTAAGATGTCTTGTGGACGctcacattgaacatgatgtcaTCAAATGTTCCAAATACGCGAGTCACGCAAAAGAATTGCGAAAACAAATCGACGACATCGCGGCCAAAAACGATAGGTGTAAAGACATGGACAACTATTACAATACTCTACAGGAGAAAGTAGTCCAAAGTTACAACAAGATATGTGGGAAGATAACGGACGATCTGTTGGCGAAATTAAGGGTGATAGACCAACATCGGTTGGCAGAGAAAGTCAAAATGGATCGCACCAGCAACGTTTTGAAAGGCAAGGCAGTCGATCTCAAGGAAAACCTTGATTCGATGTATGTTTCTGCGGGAAAAAACAATGAAGTATGGAATAATTtgaacagtttaaaacaaagaataaacaGTTTGGAGAAATCGACCAAAGAATCCACAGTTTCTGCAGAATACAAGAAGGTATTATTTATTTCGGCATCGGAAGCATCATCTTTCACCATTGGTAGAATGATAAAAGGTTCGACTGTGGGTGCTAACTGGATACGACAAGCTCCAGACCAATTTGTTCGTGTATTCGACGAACGAAAAAGTTATGGCCGTATCCGCTTCATTTGTACCGATTCCAAACAGTTGGACACATTTTTTGGGGACTTTCCAATAATGGACAGTTCCTCAACAAAGCTGGTCATGTCGCACAGCTGCATACCTATTAACGGACACAAATATATGTTATTGGCGTGGAAGAAGATAATCATGATTGAGTTGATAATGAGCAAAATCAACGGTGCTGGACAACCTCACGAAGAAGTCAAATCGCACAAAATCATCGATATTGAATGTCCACGAGATGATTCACACATCATAGGAATTAATGCCCACCGACCATACGATGAAGATTGCAGTGAATACCTGGTTGCGTTTAGTAACTGCCTCATGCTATATGAGTACAACATTGATGAAATTAAGCCCCGTCGCATTATAGACTGTGGTAGTGAGCTTGGCAAACGTGTAAGCGGCTTTTTTGACATTGCCTACAGAGAAGCACTTTATATAGTGATCGAGTCTCCAACCCAAACAGTGACGCTGCTAAAAAGTGATGAAGCCAGTAGAATTGTTCCTCCAAAACCGATTCGTTTGACGGAAGTGAAGAATTTAATTCATCCCAAAGGTATGCAGCCCCTTATTGTGTACCCGAGCTGTAAGAAGTGGTTGCTATTATGGCAAACCATCTCTGCAACAGACCAACCTATCTCTCTCAACGTCGGTACGTTCGATATGGATAAAGAAGGAAGTTTCACTTCGTGTTGGGAAGGGCAGTGTCCTAATAGTGTTGTACCTGTTGGAGTATGCCGATATCAAGAACAGGCGCTTATTTGCTTTTCTAACGATGACGTAGTCAACTTCAATCTTCCGCCGTAAAGAATGTTCATGATATGCCCCAGATGATGTGCAAAATTTTGATGATTGTCGAACACAACACAGTGAAGTCAAATTAGTAGGAGACCAAACTCCACAATATGGGTTTTGTACTTTGGTTCAGCGTGTGACCTACACGATCAGAAAAGTTTGCATTCCTCCCTGCCAATTAAAGTATCGCATCAAGGTGTGCGTACTACTTTAGGCGTAATGTATCACGTAGGAAAATTTGCAAGCAGTTGCAGAGAACCTATTACTTACGATCCGTTGCATAAGTGAATTTCCTTCAAAGTAGCCCTTGATATTAAGCTATGATTCTGTACGCCATTCTTATTGGTACTAAAAGAGTGTTAGAATATCACGTATGTATATAGGTATTCATTTCACTTCCATTACTCAGAAAAAAAGTATTCACATCATTTTCAGTATAACTATATTATACCCATCATCAATTTTCTGTTTTATGCTTTTACAATATTTGTGTTATTGTTCtatagtttctcatacttactcatatttaaatattgacTATGTTTAAACCTGTTGTCTTTGTTTAAAACTACTTTACTATTTAcatatttctgatttttttgTTGGACTATATGCCTTAAGGGCTTGTAATTATCGTATAGTACGGatgtttttcatattgttgCTTTAGGCTTTTACATGTTGTGCCTTATTAgctctatatatttaatacttaGGTTTTGATTACTTTTTGTGTTTAGGTATCGTTCGATActggtgtcaaacgcctacagtgaaattacgaccttaccggtttcgaacctctggacatacaatcagcgtccatagcctaattggttagggtgtccacgtACAAAGCGAGAAGCCCGGGTTCGCATCCCGGTTCCAATcccggatatatatatatatatatatatatatatatatatatatatatatatatatatatatatatatatctatatttatatatatatatatatatatatatatatatatatatataacaaggaaGAATCAGGACTATGTATACATATTCCAGAATAGAAGAATATTCCAGAATAGAATTAATGTTACTTATTACCACATGCAAGTTTATATATCTTGAGTCAAAATTTAATTCTGTTGAGGTAGGTAGAATAAATTAGCGAAAACTTGACATCCTATTATCAGTCATTGTATACTTGCGTTTCACTTTCATTTGGCACGAGAAATACGACATTACCATATGCGCCCTCTATTTATCTGCATTGGAAGATCAGTTTCCATCCATCCTCTCTCAATTCATAACACGCCCTCCATTCTACAAGACGATGACATATATGTATGTTGAAGGGTTATGCATAAATAAGTTCCTGGTCGATCCTTGCGAAATTGAGACTGTAGACTCTAATTCTTAGGATTTAGTGTCGGGTTGGACCACTGtcaataaataattataactgaCTTTAATTATAAACCTTGCCAAGTGGTATTTTCTCTGCTACCAGTTTAATAGAACTTTTAGTTCGAACCATTTAGCTCTAACAAGTCCCTTCATAGATCAGAACCATTTGTGTTCtaccttaatatatatatatatatatatatatatatatatatatatatatatatatatatatatatatatatatatatacatatatatacatatatatatatatctttcaatGCTGGTTCTCTGTTATCTGAGGAACGGGCTGTTCTGGCAATGCAATCACTTATATTCGAAATAAGACATTGGATGATCAGCAATAGGCTAATGATCAATGATTCTAAGACTGAGTTTCTTTTAATTGGGACTCGCCAACAAGTTGCTAAGACTCGGGTTCAGTTGATAAAAGTAGGTAACGTGGATATTAAGCCATGTGATAGTGCAAAAAATCTTGGGGTTTATCTTGACAGCAACATGTCAATGGACATTCATATTGGAAAAGTTTGCTCAAGGGCATACCATGGACTCTATAATATTCGTCAGATCAGAAAATTCCTGGATGAGGACTGTACTAAAACTCTTATTAATGCTTTTGTAATTAGTCACATCGACTACTGTAATGCACTCTTGATTGGTTTACCTGATTATAAGCTTCGTAGAGTtcaaatggtacttaatggAGCGGCTCGTTTGATTTACGCTCTTCCTAAATTTTGTCatattacttttactttacaatctcttcattggttacctgtaCAGCAACGCATTGAATTTAAactaatcttgcaagtatttaaatgtttaaaggtCTTGCACCTAagtatttatgtgatatgatcTCGGTGAAGTCTAGTTGTTACTCTTTGCGCTCACATTCTCGAATCACACTGCATGTTCCttgtatcaatcataatacaTTAGGCAATAGGGCTTTTGCCTACAAAGGACCTCGGTTGTGGAATTCACTTCCTGTGGAATTGATGCGTATCGACTCCTTGACCCTAGATGCTTTCAagataaagttaaaaacatatctGTTTAAGCTTGCTTATTCTGATTGACCCGACTGGTTGGCTTTTTCCTTGTTAAgcgcttttgaatgttttgtacaaaattagcgctatataaatgcatttattattattattatatatatatatacatatatatatatatatatacatatatatatatatatatatatacatatatatatatatatatatacatatatacatatatatatatatatatatatatatatatatatatatatatatatatatatatattgtctttaCCCTCTCTGAAGAAGGGGAAGGCTTcataaaacaacattaacaaCTCGTTACAATCCGTTCGGATTTAAATACTACATATGAAATGCGTAATTGCATAATTTAACACTTAGATGCTGTTCTTACTACATATTATGTAGTATTTAACGAGCTTGGAAAACATGATAAAGAAAACAATCATGACGACTACAAAAAATGGGACTTCTTTTTCCGAGGAGCACTTGTAAATTCTTCACATTCTGGTACCAATCTTCCTAGATCAATCCCTACATGTATGGTTTGATATTGGCTAGGCTATTTGAACGTTTCCCATTTTCaggaatttattttaattttaaaacccCTTAACAAAAGTATGTTTGGTAACTATTAGTTTGTTAAGCATGCTCACCATTGCATCCATGGTTATGGTCTGTTAGTTTACAAATCAATGTAGATTACATATATTTCTCATAGTTATAACAGCCTTTATGCACATCAACATTATCAGCACAATCTCTCTACTGGAATAAATGCAGCGTATAGTTCAAAGTGACAGTTTGGCCTTTGAGCTATGTTGGTTACGCCATCTTTTAGATCTGTAACCAAGCAGAAAAAcatcatttgatcatttttagtctgaacatattttttttcccaggcTACATATTGGCATGTTTGCTATTATGTTTCACGTGTACGCAAAAGCACGCCAAGTCTCCTATACAATATTCAAGAAAACATATCACGTGTATAGATCAAACAAAAATCGAGAAATATGTCGAGATATGCTGATGCGATACTAGTAAACCCCCAATATAGGCGGCCAAATTTATCCTACCGTAATAACTGTAATGTAATTGAAAGTGCATTCATCGCTAGAATGATTTCAATAACAAATTATATAGACCTGATATTCCAGACGGATATAAACGGATATTTCCACGAAGTGGTACTTATCGTCTGCACGTTGCCAAGGTTTTCCGCCATACCCACATCAAAATTAATCATGGCCAATTACTTCTCCAGTGTATGACTTCCTGTAGTAATGGTTACTTGGACATTCACACCTATTGAACGAGCTTAACCTAGAAACTTGTCCTTAAAATTCCTATACTTAGTTCTTAAAGAAATGTTTTCTGAACGAGATATTCTCCGTCCCAACTAATCTTTACCTTCTAAATTTACACGGTAAAACATTaacaaaactattttttttatgttttattgtgAAATATGAATTcaattaacaattaacaattgTGTGTGGCGAAAAATGAAGGATGCTAtccaaaaacaaatgtttacaaaacaaatgGATATGTTGAAGTTGTCTCAAGCAAAATATACGTGTTGCTACACGATTATAATCCAAAGTGGGGGTTAATCGAACCTTCGCCAAAGTTAAACgtactttgtttgttttcctcAAAATCGAGTTGCAGTGTACAATCTGCGATTAAAGCCTGTTTGTTATCCTCAAGTTTAACTATATTTACGATTTTCCTTTACAGAATTACAAAATGATTGCGTTGGCGAGTTTTGTTGTTGAGACTATTTAGGGATAACGCTCTGCTTGAATGCGTATAAC is from Apostichopus japonicus isolate 1M-3 chromosome 16, ASM3797524v1, whole genome shotgun sequence and encodes:
- the LOC139983454 gene encoding uncharacterized protein, whose amino-acid sequence is MEKQSSEPVEQRMTPGATHSVQNKGKPVNTNKLIGSVMILPNQLIHIYDERIENGCVRLVCKDPQDVNGMIWQYLVRTYDKTAPVVMSNVTIRDRETNVAAFAVGKRVFLVRFHFLGQIYDSVESISSLKVDDVITGSWISCINAHYSSGSKLKFDLLISIGVQNEIRGCKLTGEVVKEIKPREDLSLVTSIASSGNVIAIIHREFDHVILLTSDITTKACGSLIPVKRMSRQRPVSVIWTGSMWMVLWVGRERSKVWMISTYKQTGELLKVTVSSSQISDGDEPISLARFGNTGFVSFKNQPIKLFQF
- the LOC139983489 gene encoding uncharacterized protein encodes the protein MKLLIDLLKDHNWTIPANLLIAYRDNYSTSTKADGPCDFTEVCKRHEAFRIDYFCTICAECICLRCLVDAHIEHDVIKCSKYASHAKELRKQIDDIAAKNDRCKDMDNYYNTLQEKVVQSYNKICGKITDDLLAKLRVIDQHRLAEKVKMDRTSNVLKGKAVDLKENLDSMYVSAGKNNEVWNNLNSLKQRINSLEKSTKESTVSAEYKKVLFISASEASSFTIGRMIKGSTVGANWIRQAPDQFVRVFDERKSYGRIRFICTDSKQLDTFFGDFPIMDSSSTKLVMSHSCIPINGHKYMLLAWKKIIMIELIMSKINGAGQPHEEVKSHKIIDIECPRDDSHIIGINAHRPYDEDCSEYLVAFSNCLMLYEYNIDEIKPRRIIDCGSELGKRVSGFFDIAYREALYIVIESPTQTVTLLKSDEASRIVPPKPIRLTEVKNLIHPKGMQPLIVYPSCKKWLLLWQTISATDQPISLNVGTFDMDKEGSFTSCWEGQCPNSVVPVGVCRYQEQALICFSNDDVVNFNLPP